One genomic segment of Mycolicibacterium neworleansense includes these proteins:
- a CDS encoding FUSC family protein, which translates to MLTPAEIWHRAADRLRNSLRARDPEYDALRRALRAAIVLPIAAAVGFAVGGDSQTPLFAIFGAVSLLITADFPGNRPARAVAYGGLAVNGAMLIVLGTVLAPYPWLSVAAMFVVGVVVSFSGVLSEIVAAGQRATLLLFVLPLCTPVGPIPDRLLGWLIALVICVPAALFLFRPKHHDELRRYSARVCRLLADRLEGQASARDVTRAMNKLYESFLGADYRPVALSAGSRALVRVVDDLGWICDQVTDDTGELLGAMRDPAVRVLRDSAALLRIHDRAERAARGIDLRAALAEQRTVAQSSYRDDITRILDTADDAAAVELGRGLLIRRTISATIAVTGRVIGNAALADARPVWARVLGRRLPETGAADWVMPEAVAVAAIAKGLVATRAVVLRNSLRTGLGLAVAVAVTHVFPVQHGFWVVLGAMSVLRSSALTTGTRVLRAVAGTAIGFVLGAVLIEFVGVDPVVLWILLPLVAFGSAYVPEVGSFIAGQAAFTMMVLINFNLIVPTGWRVGLVRVEDVVVGALVGIVVSLLLWPRGATASVSKAIDQARAVGAQFLKFAVLRVTRGASEQATDRVVALGHDALSASRTLDDAVRQYLSENGGPSDQRAPVVRAANRANRVRAAAELIADVVPPPLGVYDQTRSVIEEHAAAICARLTGDHATSVLVPIGESFVVSLRAEAAGTDLAVSAALPLVTAAAHLGELELLYPQPAESVG; encoded by the coding sequence ATGCTGACCCCGGCCGAGATCTGGCACCGGGCAGCTGATCGCCTGCGTAATTCACTACGCGCCAGAGATCCCGAGTACGACGCCCTGCGCCGCGCCCTGCGGGCCGCCATCGTCCTGCCCATCGCCGCTGCGGTGGGCTTCGCCGTCGGTGGTGACTCCCAGACCCCGCTGTTCGCCATCTTCGGCGCGGTCTCGCTGCTCATCACCGCCGACTTCCCCGGCAACCGGCCCGCGCGCGCGGTGGCCTACGGCGGCCTGGCCGTCAACGGCGCCATGCTGATCGTGCTGGGCACCGTACTGGCGCCCTATCCATGGCTGAGCGTTGCGGCGATGTTCGTCGTCGGCGTGGTGGTGTCCTTCTCCGGGGTGCTCAGCGAGATCGTCGCAGCCGGGCAGCGCGCCACACTGCTGCTGTTCGTCCTGCCGCTGTGCACGCCCGTCGGACCGATACCCGACCGGCTGCTCGGCTGGCTGATCGCCCTCGTGATCTGCGTGCCCGCCGCGCTGTTCCTGTTCCGGCCAAAGCATCACGACGAGCTGCGCCGCTACTCGGCGCGGGTGTGCCGCCTGCTGGCCGACCGGCTCGAAGGCCAAGCCTCGGCCCGCGACGTCACCCGCGCGATGAACAAGCTCTACGAGAGCTTCCTCGGCGCCGACTACCGACCCGTCGCGCTCAGCGCAGGCAGCCGGGCGCTGGTCCGCGTCGTCGACGACCTCGGCTGGATCTGCGACCAGGTCACCGATGACACCGGTGAACTGCTCGGCGCCATGCGTGACCCCGCGGTGCGGGTCCTGCGCGACAGCGCCGCGCTGCTGCGGATCCACGATCGCGCCGAACGTGCCGCGCGCGGAATCGATCTGCGGGCGGCACTGGCCGAACAGCGCACCGTGGCACAGAGCAGCTACCGCGACGACATCACCCGGATCCTGGATACCGCCGACGACGCGGCCGCCGTCGAACTCGGACGGGGCCTGCTGATCCGACGCACCATCTCAGCCACCATCGCGGTCACCGGAAGGGTTATCGGCAATGCGGCGCTGGCCGACGCGCGCCCGGTCTGGGCTCGGGTGTTGGGCCGGCGCCTGCCCGAAACCGGCGCTGCCGACTGGGTGATGCCCGAGGCCGTCGCTGTCGCGGCCATCGCCAAGGGCCTGGTGGCCACCCGGGCCGTCGTGCTGCGCAACAGCCTGCGTACCGGACTCGGATTGGCCGTGGCCGTCGCCGTCACTCACGTGTTCCCGGTGCAGCACGGCTTCTGGGTGGTTCTTGGCGCGATGTCGGTGCTGCGCAGCAGCGCGCTGACCACCGGGACCCGCGTGCTGCGGGCCGTGGCCGGCACCGCCATCGGCTTCGTGCTCGGCGCGGTGCTCATCGAGTTCGTCGGCGTCGACCCCGTGGTGCTGTGGATCCTCTTGCCGCTGGTGGCATTCGGGTCCGCCTATGTACCCGAAGTCGGGTCGTTCATCGCCGGACAGGCCGCGTTCACGATGATGGTGCTGATCAACTTCAACCTGATAGTCCCGACGGGCTGGCGGGTGGGCCTGGTCCGCGTCGAGGACGTCGTGGTCGGCGCACTGGTCGGCATCGTGGTGTCACTGCTGTTGTGGCCGCGAGGCGCGACAGCGTCGGTGTCGAAGGCCATCGACCAGGCCCGCGCCGTGGGTGCACAGTTCCTCAAGTTCGCCGTCCTGCGCGTCACCCGAGGTGCATCCGAGCAGGCCACCGACCGCGTCGTCGCGCTGGGCCACGACGCGCTGTCAGCATCCCGCACCCTCGATGACGCTGTCCGCCAATATCTTTCGGAGAACGGCGGGCCCAGCGACCAGCGCGCACCGGTGGTGCGAGCAGCAAACCGGGCCAACCGGGTTCGCGCCGCAGCCGAGCTGATCGCCGATGTCGTGCCTCCGCCGCTGGGCGTCTACGACCAGACCCGCTCGGTGATCGAGGAACATGCCGCAGCCATCTGCGCCCGGCTCACCGGCGACCACGCCACCTCGGTACTGGTGCCGATCGGAGAGAGCTTCGTCGTGTCGTTGCGCGCCGAGGCCGCTGGGACGGATCTCGCCGTTTCGGCGGCCCTGCCACTGGTGACGGCGGCCGCGCATCTCGGTGAGCTGGAGTTGTTGTACCCGCAGCCCGCCGAGTCGGTGGGTTAG
- a CDS encoding SAM-dependent methyltransferase, protein MTDLSDVRPGRAEGDSWNVTESVGATALAVAAARAAETAQPDSLIRDEFAFLLVAAAGPAWAQLAGSEPHWIGDNAEAHRIHVMARNYQAVRTHYFDDYFSEVAHDGIRQVVILAAGLDSRAFRLDWPAGTTVYEIDQPKVLEYKTATLQAHGAVARAEHVPVPVDLRDDWPAALIDAGFDPAQPTAWLAEGLLPYLPAEAQDRLFELVGAHSAPGSRLAVEDFALDPARYTPEKRAARRARGEHMRTSLGLDIDADALMYTDVERADAAQWLAAHGWDVDAVDSADEMARLGRPAVADDLEELGLDSVLLRARLDGETR, encoded by the coding sequence ATGACTGATCTGAGCGATGTGCGGCCGGGTCGGGCCGAGGGCGACAGTTGGAACGTCACCGAGAGCGTCGGGGCAACCGCGCTGGCGGTGGCTGCCGCCCGTGCCGCCGAGACCGCACAACCCGATTCCCTGATTCGCGACGAGTTCGCCTTCCTCCTGGTGGCGGCGGCCGGACCGGCGTGGGCACAGTTGGCCGGCAGCGAACCGCACTGGATCGGCGACAACGCCGAAGCCCACCGCATCCACGTCATGGCCCGCAACTACCAGGCCGTGCGGACCCACTACTTCGACGACTACTTCTCCGAGGTCGCCCACGACGGCATCCGTCAGGTCGTCATCCTGGCCGCGGGGCTGGACTCGCGGGCGTTCCGGCTCGACTGGCCGGCCGGCACGACGGTCTATGAGATCGACCAGCCCAAGGTGCTCGAGTACAAGACCGCGACGTTGCAGGCGCACGGAGCCGTCGCGCGCGCAGAGCACGTCCCGGTGCCGGTCGACCTGCGAGACGACTGGCCCGCAGCCCTGATCGACGCCGGTTTCGACCCGGCGCAGCCCACCGCATGGCTCGCCGAGGGTCTGCTGCCGTACCTGCCGGCCGAGGCCCAAGACCGGCTGTTCGAACTGGTCGGCGCCCACAGCGCACCGGGCAGCCGCCTCGCCGTCGAGGACTTCGCCCTGGACCCCGCCCGCTATACCCCGGAGAAGCGGGCTGCCCGCCGGGCCCGGGGCGAGCACATGCGCACCTCGCTGGGGCTGGACATCGACGCTGACGCCCTGATGTACACCGATGTCGAGCGGGCCGACGCCGCCCAATGGCTTGCGGCACACGGCTGGGACGTGGACGCGGTGGACAGCGCCGACGAGATGGCCCGGTTGGGCCGGCCGGCCGTTGCCGACGACTTGGAAGAACTCGGCTTGGACAGCGTGCTGTTGCGCGCCCGATTGGACGGAGAAACCCGATGA
- a CDS encoding WD40 repeat domain-containing protein, whose product MTHATITTRLDADNPWPGLESYCEDAQGFFYGRVRECEKLLKRVLDAPVTVLFGRSGLGKTSLLHAGLFPLLRNENYLPIYVRFDLKPGAASLSCQLHDAVRHALQAEAPDATLPRDDESLWEYLHRADLELWSTRNYLLTPVLVLDQFEELFTLGEGVPDQVEAFKYDLADLAENRIPADLATRIKDDPAEARRFNLRSHNCKLLISLREDFLAHLEDWCRFSPALGRSRMRLLPLGIDEAFEAVYKPAEHLMTPELAHQVVDIIAGAGLHTGAGVLPHDVDVRVNRRGATDVEPTLLSLVCRELNEERKRLGKAAFDEQLVEEHGRSTIPNYYTSCVSGMRPEVAEFIENQLITTTGFRDFEAVEDAVPSHLTREELDQLIDSRLVRLAEYHGTQRIELIHDVLTGTVRSHRDQRNAERSRRLAEEEKEKEKAALAEAAERARERERAAQAQLAVEERAKIEAQRQTQALLKRTRQLRAVLAAAVVVAVVAASLWVWAIRQRNEAQEHFRAATAERLYGESLLMLAGRSPLGSNDFDAMQMLLAAYAIPSTEAGRNYDLLTVLNEERNLLKVIDLPFVVRSVAFSPDGSRIVSGSADSVVQVWDAVSGQPVGTPMRHGDRVTSVAFSPDGSRIVSGSADNSVRVWDAVTGQSAGEPMRHDAAVMSVAFSPAGSRIVSGGADKTVRVWDTASGKPVGAPMRHSDTVASVAFSPDGSHIVSGGYDKTVRVWDAVSGRPVGAPMTHGDRVMSVAFGPDGAHIASGSADKTVQMWDAVSGRAVGQPMRHDAAVMSVAFSPDGARIASASYDNAIQLWDVAAGGSEPSVLLGHESPVWTLAFSPDSRELVSAGGDDGSIRLWDATSWQPMRGHSDAAWAGYFDGGRRIGSGSGGDDKTVRWWDAETGQPIGEPLRVDGPDVGYLFPVDQNRLLSLSHDTANTVAQLWDARSGKPIGEALSLPPGPNREVVADDTTNPRIAVKLEPSVLQVYKSDTMRPVGALIRPTEEVATFNFSHDGEIVATGSVQGTVELWDSDTGERIGRPMKGDSWVASIVFSNDGSLMAVGYANYRLRLWDTGTFEPKGEDMPQVTLPAVVALSPDNRTIASGGDDGNIQLWDVDGQKQLGAPLTGHSASVTSLHFSSDGKKLLSSSGDGTLRVWPVLEPDPNLLCAKLTHNLTPERESETARGIDYDSPCTQLTASEYAGQR is encoded by the coding sequence ATGACGCACGCAACGATCACGACGAGACTGGACGCCGATAATCCGTGGCCCGGGCTGGAGTCGTATTGCGAAGACGCGCAAGGCTTTTTCTACGGCCGTGTCCGTGAATGCGAAAAGCTTCTCAAAAGGGTTCTCGACGCTCCCGTCACGGTGTTGTTCGGACGCTCAGGGCTGGGTAAGACATCATTGCTGCACGCGGGCCTGTTCCCGTTGTTGCGCAACGAAAACTATCTGCCGATCTATGTCAGGTTCGACCTCAAGCCGGGCGCGGCCTCACTCAGCTGTCAGCTCCACGACGCGGTCCGCCATGCCTTACAAGCGGAAGCGCCCGATGCGACGCTTCCCCGGGACGACGAATCACTCTGGGAATACCTGCATCGGGCGGACCTCGAGCTGTGGAGTACGCGGAACTACCTACTGACACCGGTGCTCGTCCTCGACCAGTTCGAAGAGCTGTTCACGCTCGGTGAGGGCGTACCCGATCAGGTGGAGGCATTCAAGTACGACCTTGCCGACCTCGCCGAGAACCGGATACCCGCGGACCTGGCCACCCGAATCAAAGATGATCCGGCGGAGGCGCGGCGCTTCAACTTGCGGTCGCACAACTGCAAGCTGCTGATCAGTCTGCGCGAAGATTTTCTTGCCCACCTTGAGGACTGGTGCCGCTTCAGTCCCGCGCTGGGCCGCTCGCGAATGCGGCTGCTTCCCTTGGGTATTGACGAGGCATTCGAGGCGGTGTACAAACCGGCCGAACATCTGATGACACCCGAACTCGCGCATCAGGTGGTGGACATCATCGCCGGAGCGGGTCTGCATACCGGTGCCGGTGTCTTACCGCACGATGTCGATGTTCGTGTCAACCGTCGTGGCGCGACCGACGTCGAACCCACCTTGCTCAGCTTGGTCTGCCGCGAGCTCAACGAGGAACGTAAGCGCCTCGGGAAAGCCGCATTCGACGAGCAACTCGTCGAGGAGCATGGTCGCTCGACGATTCCGAACTATTACACCTCGTGCGTGAGTGGCATGCGGCCGGAGGTGGCCGAATTCATTGAGAACCAATTGATTACGACCACCGGGTTTCGTGACTTCGAGGCTGTCGAGGACGCGGTTCCGTCGCACCTCACGCGCGAGGAACTCGATCAGCTGATCGACTCACGGCTGGTCCGCCTCGCGGAATACCACGGCACGCAACGGATTGAGCTGATTCATGATGTGCTCACGGGCACCGTACGGTCCCACCGCGATCAGCGGAACGCGGAAAGGTCCCGACGGCTCGCGGAAGAGGAGAAAGAGAAGGAGAAGGCTGCGCTCGCGGAGGCCGCGGAGCGTGCTCGCGAACGTGAGCGCGCTGCCCAGGCCCAACTGGCGGTGGAGGAACGCGCCAAGATCGAGGCCCAGCGCCAGACCCAGGCGCTTCTCAAGCGCACGCGGCAGCTCCGTGCGGTGCTGGCTGCTGCCGTGGTCGTCGCGGTAGTTGCCGCCAGCTTATGGGTGTGGGCCATTCGCCAACGCAATGAGGCGCAGGAGCACTTTCGGGCTGCGACCGCGGAGCGGTTGTACGGGGAGTCGCTGCTGATGCTGGCGGGACGATCGCCGCTGGGCAGCAACGATTTTGATGCAATGCAGATGCTGCTGGCCGCGTATGCCATACCGTCGACAGAGGCCGGCCGCAACTACGATCTGTTGACGGTGCTCAACGAAGAGCGCAACCTTCTCAAGGTCATCGACCTTCCGTTCGTCGTCAGGAGTGTGGCGTTCAGCCCGGATGGTTCTCGCATCGTGTCCGGCAGCGCCGACAGCGTTGTGCAGGTATGGGATGCCGTCAGTGGGCAGCCGGTCGGGACGCCGATGAGACACGGCGACCGGGTCACGAGTGTGGCGTTCAGCCCGGATGGTTCTCGCATCGTGTCGGGTAGCGCAGACAACAGTGTGCGGGTGTGGGATGCCGTCACTGGGCAATCTGCGGGAGAGCCGATGCGTCACGACGCCGCTGTGATGAGTGTGGCGTTCAGCCCGGCTGGTTCTCGCATCGTGTCCGGTGGTGCGGATAAGACGGTGCGGGTGTGGGACACCGCGAGTGGAAAGCCTGTCGGGGCGCCGATGCGACACAGCGACACAGTGGCGAGTGTGGCGTTCAGCCCGGATGGTTCACACATCGTCTCGGGCGGTTACGACAAGACGGTGCGGGTGTGGGATGCGGTCAGCGGGAGGCCGGTGGGGGCGCCGATGACACACGGCGACCGGGTGATGAGTGTGGCGTTCGGTCCGGACGGTGCCCACATCGCCTCCGGCAGCGCCGATAAGACCGTGCAGATGTGGGATGCGGTCAGCGGGCGGGCCGTCGGCCAGCCGATGCGCCACGATGCCGCTGTGATGAGTGTGGCGTTCAGCCCAGATGGGGCCCGCATCGCCTCGGCCAGCTACGACAACGCGATTCAACTTTGGGATGTTGCGGCCGGCGGCAGTGAGCCCAGCGTCCTGCTCGGACATGAATCTCCGGTGTGGACCTTGGCGTTCAGCCCAGACAGCCGCGAGCTGGTTTCAGCAGGCGGTGACGATGGGAGTATCCGGCTGTGGGATGCCACCAGTTGGCAACCCATGCGGGGCCATTCAGACGCGGCTTGGGCCGGATACTTCGATGGTGGTCGCCGTATCGGTTCGGGCAGCGGCGGGGACGACAAGACAGTGCGCTGGTGGGACGCGGAGACGGGGCAGCCGATCGGAGAGCCGTTGCGCGTGGACGGCCCCGACGTGGGTTACCTGTTCCCGGTCGACCAGAACCGCCTCCTGTCGTTGTCACACGACACGGCCAATACCGTCGCGCAGCTATGGGATGCGCGAAGCGGAAAACCGATCGGCGAAGCGCTGAGTCTCCCGCCTGGCCCCAACCGGGAGGTTGTTGCCGATGACACAACCAACCCCCGAATCGCTGTCAAGCTGGAACCCAGCGTTTTGCAGGTATACAAGTCCGACACCATGCGGCCGGTCGGAGCATTGATCCGGCCGACGGAAGAGGTCGCGACCTTCAACTTCAGCCACGACGGTGAGATCGTTGCCACTGGCAGCGTCCAAGGAACGGTTGAGCTGTGGGACTCGGACACCGGCGAGCGGATCGGTCGGCCGATGAAGGGTGACAGCTGGGTGGCGAGCATCGTGTTCAGCAACGACGGCAGTTTGATGGCGGTTGGGTATGCCAATTACCGACTCCGGTTGTGGGATACCGGCACCTTCGAGCCCAAAGGCGAAGACATGCCACAGGTCACCCTCCCAGCTGTCGTGGCGCTGAGCCCCGACAATCGCACGATCGCATCGGGTGGCGATGACGGCAATATTCAGCTCTGGGATGTAGACGGCCAAAAGCAGCTCGGCGCGCCGCTCACGGGTCATTCGGCGTCAGTGACGAGTCTCCATTTCAGTTCGGATGGAAAGAAACTGCTGTCGTCCAGTGGGGACGGCACGCTGCGTGTCTGGCCGGTTCTCGAGCCCGATCCGAACCTGTTGTGCGCCAAGCTCACCCACAATCTGACGCCCGAACGGGAGAGTGAGACCGCCCGCGGGATCGACTACGACTCGCCCTGCACTCAGCTGACTGCATCCGAGTACGCCGGACAGCGCTAA
- a CDS encoding toll/interleukin-1 receptor domain-containing protein, giving the protein MVKVDGSEHSLTTLVGQRLTERFDLNVPPRTMTTDQAVAAFLRERGRDEVDDLYGVIDEITMELDPEPGDALSDLAAIDDLRLFVTTTPDRLLAKALSTVRGRPVREISFAPNKSTPDQERNAKEPSPADTVVLSLFGQTAAMPEYAIHEEDRLEWIHALLTEKASLPDWLDYPLKHQPMLFIGCQIPDWFGRFLVRLSSDKRLALGGKPFFFAANSREPSLSSFFSTYCRRTMVKQLDMEPTEFVAELRTRWEAKQPKSRASAAPGPIRGGAQDIEPPSLDNAEIFISYKHEDVAAARRLYDAITALGGVAWLDERELRTGDAWEEEILSCIRQTVRLFVPVISANTERKKESYVFKEWNEAVDRTRGILGQRFIMPVVIDDDYDGDATRFKQVPREFKNFQFGHAPGGEPDADLTRDLISAIREIRRNDAA; this is encoded by the coding sequence ATGGTCAAGGTCGACGGCTCGGAGCACAGCCTGACCACGCTGGTGGGTCAACGTCTGACCGAGCGGTTCGACCTCAACGTTCCGCCCCGGACCATGACCACCGATCAGGCTGTGGCGGCGTTTCTGCGTGAGCGTGGTCGAGACGAGGTCGATGACCTGTATGGCGTGATCGACGAAATCACGATGGAGCTCGATCCGGAGCCCGGTGATGCGCTGAGTGACCTCGCGGCCATCGACGATCTGCGGTTGTTCGTGACGACAACGCCTGACCGATTGCTGGCAAAAGCGTTGAGCACTGTTCGCGGCCGGCCCGTACGTGAGATTTCGTTCGCCCCGAACAAGTCCACCCCCGACCAAGAGCGCAATGCCAAGGAGCCTTCGCCGGCCGACACGGTTGTTCTCAGCCTGTTCGGTCAAACCGCGGCGATGCCGGAGTACGCGATCCACGAGGAGGACCGCCTGGAGTGGATCCATGCATTGCTGACCGAGAAGGCCAGCCTCCCCGACTGGCTCGACTATCCGCTGAAGCATCAGCCGATGTTGTTCATCGGATGCCAGATCCCCGACTGGTTCGGGCGGTTTCTCGTTCGGCTGTCCAGCGACAAACGACTGGCACTCGGCGGTAAACCGTTCTTCTTCGCCGCAAACTCCCGTGAGCCGTCGCTGTCGAGCTTCTTCTCGACATACTGCCGGCGAACGATGGTCAAGCAGTTGGACATGGAGCCGACCGAGTTCGTAGCGGAGTTGCGTACACGGTGGGAGGCGAAGCAACCGAAATCTCGCGCATCCGCCGCACCCGGCCCAATTCGGGGTGGAGCTCAAGACATCGAACCGCCGTCGCTGGACAACGCGGAAATCTTCATCAGCTACAAGCACGAGGATGTGGCAGCGGCACGGCGACTGTATGACGCGATCACCGCACTCGGCGGGGTGGCCTGGCTCGACGAGCGGGAACTGCGCACCGGTGACGCCTGGGAGGAGGAGATTCTCAGCTGCATTCGTCAAACCGTCCGCCTGTTCGTCCCGGTGATCTCCGCCAACACCGAGCGGAAGAAAGAAAGCTACGTCTTCAAGGAATGGAACGAGGCCGTCGACCGAACGCGCGGCATCCTCGGGCAGCGCTTCATCATGCCGGTGGTCATCGACGATGACTATGACGGTGACGCGACTCGGTTCAAGCAAGTACCGCGGGAGTTCAAGAACTTCCAGTTCGGTCACGCGCCAGGGGGCGAGCCCGACGCGGACCTGACCAGGGATTTGATCTCCGCGATCCGGGAAATTCGACGTAATGATGCAGCATGA
- a CDS encoding TetR/AcrR family transcriptional regulator, which yields MAHTASRGPGRPPAAKAAETRERIVRAAREVFSELGYDAATFQAIAIRADLTRPAINHYFSSKRVLYRDVVEQTNAKVIAAGIAKAREASTLLNRISAFFAAAMDAESTDRSAAAFLVTSVLEAQRHPELISEEHDALRSSREFVKWAVDEAIQGGELSTDTDIPAIVEMLVAVMWGMGFYAGYVGHRDDVAVIVDKFELLMANKLWHLRD from the coding sequence GTGGCCCACACAGCGAGCCGAGGACCGGGACGTCCTCCCGCAGCAAAGGCGGCGGAGACCCGAGAACGCATCGTGCGTGCTGCCCGTGAAGTTTTCAGCGAACTTGGCTACGACGCAGCTACATTCCAGGCGATCGCGATCCGTGCTGATCTCACCCGCCCAGCAATCAACCATTACTTCAGCAGCAAACGGGTCCTGTACCGCGATGTAGTCGAGCAGACCAACGCCAAGGTGATCGCCGCGGGCATTGCCAAGGCGCGGGAAGCCTCCACGCTGCTGAACCGGATCTCGGCGTTCTTCGCCGCGGCGATGGATGCGGAGTCCACCGACCGCTCGGCGGCGGCGTTCCTGGTCACGTCGGTGCTGGAGGCCCAGCGACATCCCGAACTGATCTCCGAGGAGCACGACGCATTGCGTAGCTCCCGGGAGTTCGTCAAGTGGGCGGTCGACGAGGCGATCCAGGGCGGCGAGCTGAGCACCGACACCGACATCCCGGCGATCGTGGAGATGCTGGTCGCGGTGATGTGGGGTATGGGCTTTTACGCCGGTTACGTGGGGCATCGCGACGATGTGGCGGTCATCGTCGACAAGTTTGAACTGTTGATGGCGAACAAGCTCTGGCACCTGCGCGACTGA
- a CDS encoding TetR/AcrR family transcriptional regulator: MAGVVSRESYFETGLDVLSDLGYGGLKLAEVCNRLGVTTGSFYHYFPNWAAYTRELIAHWREARTLRVVEAIRADQDPHHRIESLIGEALALPHGAEAAIRVWSSLDPYVYDVQAVVDRLRFDIIFESAYEIIGDERNARYFAAWSLYLVVGYEQTTLPREPDTLEWITGQMRDALESGRFTPPPRPDQPV, translated from the coding sequence ATGGCGGGGGTTGTTTCACGGGAGTCGTACTTCGAAACCGGTCTGGATGTGTTGTCCGACCTGGGGTACGGGGGCCTCAAACTCGCCGAGGTGTGCAACCGGTTGGGCGTCACGACCGGATCCTTCTACCACTACTTTCCGAATTGGGCCGCCTACACCCGGGAACTGATCGCCCACTGGCGCGAGGCCCGCACCTTGCGCGTGGTCGAGGCGATTCGCGCCGACCAGGATCCGCATCACCGCATCGAGTCCCTGATCGGCGAGGCACTCGCGCTGCCGCACGGCGCCGAAGCCGCCATCCGAGTGTGGAGCTCGTTGGATCCCTACGTCTACGACGTGCAGGCGGTGGTGGACCGGCTGCGTTTCGACATCATTTTCGAATCCGCCTACGAGATCATCGGTGACGAACGCAACGCCCGGTATTTCGCGGCGTGGAGTTTGTACCTGGTCGTCGGTTATGAGCAGACGACCCTGCCCCGCGAACCCGACACTCTGGAGTGGATCACCGGCCAGATGCGCGACGCGCTGGAATCGGGCCGGTTCACTCCGCCGCCGAGACCGGACCAACCGGTCTAA
- a CDS encoding caspase family protein, with the protein MAKKAVLIGVNRYRVPGNDLRGCVPDVKNMAKLLQRQYEFESDDISLITDFKATKEAIEEAITGLIRGARRGDVLLVHYSGHGSNVPDDNGDESDKRDEILCPTDLDWDDPLRDDWLRSVFDGLAAGVSLTVITDSCHSGTVTRALEPPDAPVIERYLPSPWDLAAVESGRALTGTTRGLRRHKPGADVVHVDIPEVLISGCRADQTSADAALGGGYAGALTYHLVEAVTESRTPLSYRELHDQTCTKLKRGRYEQVPQLEGNEARLEQPFLSPLD; encoded by the coding sequence ATGGCCAAGAAAGCGGTGCTCATCGGAGTCAATCGTTACCGAGTCCCGGGAAATGACCTACGCGGTTGCGTTCCCGATGTGAAGAACATGGCCAAACTGCTTCAGCGACAGTATGAATTCGAGTCCGACGATATTTCCTTGATCACGGACTTCAAGGCCACCAAGGAAGCGATCGAGGAAGCCATCACGGGGCTGATCCGCGGGGCCCGGCGCGGCGACGTACTGCTCGTGCACTACTCCGGTCACGGCTCCAATGTGCCCGACGACAACGGGGATGAGTCCGACAAGCGCGACGAGATCCTGTGCCCGACCGACCTCGACTGGGACGACCCACTGCGCGACGACTGGCTGCGCAGTGTCTTCGACGGACTGGCTGCCGGGGTGAGCCTCACGGTGATCACCGACTCGTGCCATTCCGGCACCGTCACGCGCGCCCTCGAACCGCCCGACGCCCCGGTCATCGAGCGATACCTGCCGAGCCCGTGGGACCTGGCGGCGGTGGAGTCAGGCCGCGCCCTGACCGGGACGACGCGGGGACTACGCCGTCACAAGCCGGGGGCCGACGTCGTCCACGTCGACATCCCCGAGGTACTCATCTCGGGCTGCCGCGCCGACCAGACCTCGGCCGACGCCGCCCTCGGCGGCGGCTACGCCGGAGCCTTGACCTACCACCTGGTCGAGGCCGTGACCGAATCCCGGACACCGCTGTCGTATCGGGAACTACACGACCAGACCTGTACGAAACTGAAACGCGGCCGCTACGAGCAGGTTCCGCAACTCGAAGGCAACGAAGCCCGCCTCGAGCAACCCTTCCTGTCGCCCCTCGACTAG